The Mycolicibacterium smegmatis genome has a window encoding:
- a CDS encoding ATP-binding cassette domain-containing protein, whose protein sequence is MTALLEARGISRSFGHVRALDGADFDIDAGEVVGLIGDNGAGKSTLIKALSGSLELDDGEILFEGKPVHLATPRDANDLGIEVVYQDLALAPHLNPVQNVFLGREIPRPGLLGRFGFMDEKTMRKQAAASFAELGATVRSLSAPVGSMSGGQRQSIAIARAIAWADKVVILDEPTAALGVVQTKNVLETVKRVRDKGIAVIFISHSMPHVLEVCDRIQVLRLGRRVATYPGQGTSVETLVGAMTGALDGRAA, encoded by the coding sequence ATGACCGCACTGCTCGAAGCCCGCGGGATCTCCCGCAGTTTCGGCCATGTTCGCGCCCTCGACGGGGCGGACTTCGACATCGACGCCGGTGAGGTCGTCGGGCTGATCGGCGACAACGGCGCAGGCAAATCCACGCTCATCAAGGCACTTTCGGGCAGCCTCGAACTCGACGACGGCGAGATCCTGTTCGAGGGCAAGCCGGTGCACCTCGCGACCCCGCGCGACGCCAACGACCTGGGTATCGAGGTCGTGTACCAGGATCTGGCGCTCGCACCGCACCTCAACCCCGTGCAGAACGTCTTCCTGGGCCGCGAGATCCCGCGGCCCGGACTGCTGGGCCGGTTCGGGTTCATGGACGAGAAGACGATGCGCAAGCAGGCCGCGGCGTCGTTCGCCGAACTCGGCGCCACGGTGCGCTCGCTGAGCGCGCCCGTGGGCTCGATGTCCGGCGGTCAGCGCCAGAGCATCGCGATCGCGCGCGCCATCGCCTGGGCCGACAAGGTCGTGATCCTCGACGAGCCGACCGCCGCGCTGGGCGTGGTGCAGACCAAGAACGTGTTGGAGACCGTGAAACGGGTCCGCGACAAGGGAATCGCCGTGATCTTCATCAGCCATTCGATGCCGCACGTGCTGGAGGTGTGCGACCGCATCCAGGTGCTGCGCCTGGGCCGGCGCGTGGCCACCTATCCGGGGCAGGGCACCAGCGTGGAGACCCTGGTGGGTGCGATGACCGGTGCGCTCGATGGGCGGGCGGCATGA
- a CDS encoding ABC transporter permease — protein MSMTSSSEKPATSVPAPSGIGEHDEFEISPLRRILGLQAFWILGVLVVICLFFSVLAGDRFLSAGNFSLISQNVAVWAVLGVGMTFVIITAGIDLSVGSVLVFSSVVAAKVMAAMGGNGPGVAAAGLVAAVLSGMAWGALNGVLVAKARVPALIVTLGTLSVALGLAQVITGGIDIRSVPAELTDFSAYTKVLGIPGLPFVALIILIVGGILLHKTRFGRYTYAIGSNAEAARRTGIKVTRHLIAVYALAGTLAGIGALLSLAQFGTTTIAGQSLTNLNVIAAVVIGGTSIFGGEGTIFGTVVGLFIPAVLQSGFVIIGVQPYWQGVAVGSVLIAAVYVDQSRRAAAARSGRSRNLFSRRGSSFKERKASEP, from the coding sequence ATGAGTATGACGAGCTCCAGCGAGAAGCCGGCCACCTCGGTGCCGGCACCCAGCGGCATCGGCGAGCACGACGAATTCGAGATCTCGCCGCTGCGGCGCATTCTCGGTCTGCAGGCGTTCTGGATCCTGGGTGTCCTGGTGGTCATCTGCCTGTTCTTCAGCGTGCTCGCGGGCGACCGGTTCCTGTCGGCCGGGAACTTCTCGCTGATCTCGCAGAACGTCGCGGTGTGGGCCGTGCTCGGCGTCGGCATGACGTTCGTGATCATCACGGCGGGCATCGACCTGTCGGTCGGATCGGTGCTGGTGTTCTCGTCGGTGGTCGCCGCCAAGGTGATGGCCGCGATGGGCGGCAACGGACCGGGGGTGGCCGCGGCCGGTCTGGTCGCCGCGGTGCTGAGCGGTATGGCGTGGGGCGCGCTCAACGGCGTGCTGGTGGCCAAGGCTCGTGTGCCCGCGCTCATCGTCACGCTCGGAACACTCTCGGTGGCACTGGGTTTGGCGCAGGTCATCACCGGCGGCATCGACATCCGCTCGGTGCCAGCCGAACTCACCGACTTCAGCGCATACACCAAGGTGCTGGGCATCCCTGGCCTGCCGTTCGTCGCGCTGATCATCCTGATCGTCGGCGGGATCCTGCTGCACAAGACCCGGTTCGGGCGCTACACGTACGCCATCGGGTCCAATGCGGAGGCGGCCCGTCGCACCGGCATCAAGGTCACGCGACACCTGATCGCGGTCTACGCACTCGCGGGCACCCTGGCCGGCATCGGTGCGCTGCTGTCGCTCGCGCAGTTCGGCACCACCACCATCGCGGGGCAGTCGCTGACCAACCTCAACGTCATCGCGGCCGTCGTCATCGGCGGCACGTCGATCTTCGGTGGTGAGGGCACGATCTTCGGAACCGTTGTCGGCCTGTTCATCCCCGCGGTGCTGCAATCCGGGTTCGTGATCATCGGGGTGCAGCCCTACTGGCAGGGCGTGGCCGTCGGCTCGGTGCTGATCGCGGCCGTCTACGTCGACCAGTCCCGTCGCGCCGCGGCGGCGCGTAGCGGCCGGTCGCGAAACCTCTTCAGTCGCAGAGGATCCAGTTTCAAGGAAAGGAAGGCCAGTGAACCGTAA
- a CDS encoding ABC transporter substrate-binding protein encodes MNRKRLMLAAGVVALALPMAACTSSKPQADESSETPAAAGEAPAAAVTTVTAPPKASKNYNIAFLQGVVGDQFYITMQCGAQEEAANLGVTVNTQGPQKFDPTLQKPILDSIVASKPDALLVAPTDVQAMQMPLEQAAAAGIKVVLVDTTTNDPSYAVSAIASDNEGGGRAAFEAIKQLHPEGGKVMVMGLDPGISTTDARTKGFEEAVAEDPGFTYVGVQYSHNDPATAAQLIGAQLQRDPDLVGVFAANLFTAEGSATGIKQAGKSEQVAVVGFDAGPNQIQALREGTVQALVAQDPGTIGKFGVDEAVTALEGGENSPNVQTGFTIITRENLDGEGGAAAYKSSC; translated from the coding sequence GTGAACCGTAAGCGCCTCATGTTGGCGGCGGGCGTCGTGGCGCTCGCGCTGCCCATGGCTGCCTGCACGTCGTCGAAGCCGCAGGCCGACGAGTCATCCGAGACCCCGGCTGCCGCCGGTGAGGCGCCTGCCGCCGCTGTCACCACGGTGACCGCGCCGCCCAAGGCGAGCAAGAACTACAACATCGCGTTCCTGCAGGGCGTGGTGGGCGATCAGTTCTACATCACCATGCAGTGCGGTGCGCAGGAGGAGGCCGCCAATCTCGGCGTCACGGTGAACACGCAAGGGCCGCAGAAGTTCGACCCGACCCTGCAGAAGCCGATCCTCGACTCGATCGTCGCGAGCAAGCCCGACGCGCTGCTCGTCGCACCGACCGACGTGCAGGCCATGCAGATGCCGCTGGAGCAGGCCGCCGCGGCCGGTATCAAGGTCGTGCTCGTCGACACCACCACCAACGATCCGTCGTACGCGGTGTCGGCGATCGCCAGCGACAACGAGGGTGGCGGACGCGCCGCGTTCGAGGCCATCAAGCAGCTGCACCCCGAGGGCGGCAAGGTCATGGTGATGGGCCTCGACCCCGGCATCTCGACCACCGACGCACGCACCAAGGGCTTCGAAGAGGCCGTCGCGGAAGACCCCGGGTTCACCTATGTCGGTGTGCAGTACAGCCACAACGATCCCGCGACCGCTGCGCAGCTGATCGGCGCTCAGCTGCAACGTGATCCGGATCTGGTGGGCGTGTTCGCGGCCAACCTGTTCACCGCCGAGGGCTCGGCGACCGGCATCAAGCAGGCCGGCAAGAGCGAACAGGTCGCCGTCGTCGGCTTCGACGCCGGACCCAACCAGATCCAGGCGCTGCGCGAGGGCACGGTCCAGGCGCTCGTGGCGCAGGACCCGGGCACCATCGGCAAGTTCGGCGTCGACGAGGCCGTCACGGCGCTCGAAGGCGGCGAGAACAGCCCCAACGTGCAGACCGGGTTCACCATCATCACCCGCGAGAACCTCGACGGTGAGGGTGGCGCCGCGGCGTACAAGTCCAGCTGCTGA